tcgtgttaaaaatctggcgacattacctataagGTGAAAAGAACGAGATCTGCaacgatcacaaaagtctgaagtatttcttcacccaaaaggagctgaatatgagatagaggcgatggttggaattggtgaaagactatgattgtgaaatctagtaccaccctggcaaggccaatgttgtggcggatgcactAAGCAGAAAATCTTAAATTAcgtccctcgcatctttggccgtaagtgagcagttaatagaggaagctcgaaaatttgatttggaactcgtgatcgagggaatggctatgcaattagcagctatgaaccTGCAGCCGTCGATACTAGAGAAAATAATTgcgaaacaaccattggatcccgagctggccaaaataattttggaagttcaacaaggtgtccataaggaccaagatttttccttggcccatgatggtgcattaaagtttcgagatagactgtgcgtgcctgatgattttgacatccaaaaccgaattcttaaagaggcgcacaactcaccttACATAGtccaccccggaagtacaaagatatacaaagatttgaagaagtattactagtggatgggaatgaaggagaccatagcaatatacgtgtccaagtgcctcacctatcaatagataaaagcagagagacaccaaccatatggattgttgtagccacttcccatacctgagtggaagtgggaaagaatcattatggattttgtgacaaatctgcccaacaccaggaaaggcatgaatgcagTTTGAGTGATTGTAGACAGACTAACAAAagcggcacacttcataccgatcaagataagttacccaatggagaagcttacccgtatatatattgaaaacatagttcagttacacggcgtgcctgtcagtattgtatctgacagagatcctcggttcacctcaaggttttggagaagtttgcagaaggcattgggatctcaactaaatcttagcataactttccatccgcagaaGGACGGACAATCaaaaagaactattcagactctggaggacatgctctgagcctatggtttggaaatgaatgacagttgggatgctcacatacctctggtggaagttgcatacaataatagctatcactccaccattggcatggcaccattcgaagcattgtatggacagaaatgtagaactccgttatattgggatgagattggcgagcggaaatatctcggacctgagatgatacaagcgacttgcgacaaggtggatattataagagaaaagatcaagacaacccagtcaagacagaaaattTATgtggataatagaaggaaggacatcgagtttgaagttggagaaaaagtattccttcgagtatctccaactaaaggattgctacgattcaacaagaaaggcaaattgagcccaagattcattggtccttatgaaatacttaataaagtgggacctgtagcataccgactggcgttaccaccatctttatcaggcgtccacgatgtttttcatgtgttgatgttgaggaagtatattaacaacccgacacatgtactgtcaactgaacctgaacagttggatgtggatatgacctataaaGAAcaacccacggagatattggacagaaaggagcataaccttcgtaaccgcaccgtcgcttttgtaaaggttcgatggggaaacaatccgatagaggaagcttcatgggaacgtgaggatgaaatgaaagaaaaatatcctcaactctttgaaaTGCAAGGTAaccaaatttcgaggatgaaatatttataaggtggggagaaatgtcaaaccctgcccctagctgactgaaaattttgattgaaggacaagaacccctgatcaggcaaccaagaacactgtggagtatcactccagaggtttggattgatgagaaaaccctgtgtggatcatcctatatgcctgttAGTAGTTagacagcagacccctgcaaatgtacagctcattgtctgatatatggtttggatcccaggtaatctctctcctccttataatggtgggacccacctctataaaagtgtgtaaaatctcctatggggcatgtggggacaataccctgaccaagggtcaaacccctgtgcaagcccattgaatttcagcttggtggagttctctggacgatggcactgggtgatgcagcaaggcccagtgaatTCACCTAGTGAGTGAAACAGtacattttttataatttttaactatggggaccacccaatatgaacatgggcgccttccatggatagagggaagtctgaggaaccacctcatacccttggttcaccgtggaccccaccagtgtgcccagaattaatctgaatcagtttaaaaactaatttttaaaagaggcttTCTCAGGGAAACAGGCCTCAGTAagggctgagcctataaataggtggccttgggctcattttagagcccttgacatatctgaaatccatgggagagaagagagggaagaaaggagaaaaagaacaagaaggagaaggaagaaggaagaaggaagggggaggtGCTGCCACCCATCACAGCTGGAACCGAGCCCTCTCTCAGCcatctcaggtataaacatGTATGCCTATATTTGCTGTCCACATCTTTTCTCTGTGTTTGGTGTAtttctgctccctgggcagccctgaacagctagggtttgcccagaacagctctagatctgccatgctagccttaagcatggaagatctgttctttttgaacaaaaatataattctgatttgctgttcttgtgagccaattctggctgtgcacagctgcactgtcCAGATTCACTCCTGGCTGACTGATTGAAGCCCtagatgcaagccatggctgcacagacctaaccctaggtaatcacagccatgaaaccctattttgcaaCTATTTACAGCCATGCATATGGCTGTGGCTGAGATCCAAACTTGAAGAataaccctgtgacactattcactaggttgtttgggcagccattggcagcctgatggtgggcccagtggggGATCCATTAGGATAAAATTGAAggtcatcccaggggctacctaaccccctgacatgcagaggatcaagtctgACCTTAGCTCTGtgggcccaaccttgggaactcagcccaaatgtcgattgcagcctctgggcgatgtctacatcgccaagagacatcgcccagtgaatggaaagttgctgtattgctgatctgactttggggaatctcaccctttggcttttggacactgtgggtggttgggaaatgactaaaaagcccttccccacatctgtttatgatcaaggaatactttggaaccctagtgggtcccacaggtaaaggaaaccctgctgtgcttggtcttACAGCACAGgtaagctgtggacagcactgtggacctgatctgacctagggtcaagtacaattaatgaaaatgaccattttacccttgtgccactgacactgggtgatgcaccgggacatgacctaaggcccagtgatccaaaatgagtaccaatcaaataccgggtcaacccaataagtttcggttaaccctaggagtgcCAATGATAGACTGgaaacctaacatgacaacttttggTTTATATCTAAGAattgatcccgcactcgaggtcaacaaccaaactgctattggaactgagtttacAACTGAGTATCtcgaaccaaactcaggtgagtgaataattctgtGGTGCgtacatgtgtaattatgatactatgccggctaataaaacttgaatcatatatgttgtgttatttatttctattcaaactactcaaatcactgcataatgactgtctgttgatcaacactgtgaattctattatgatgattgtgattgttagactagatgccgtaatcggcttgaaaatgaggcctgtggtagcccgtagaatgggatgcgattgacacctcccgactcatacgatgccatatagaaatggggttagagtttcatcacctgtgctacgcacccttgccaacaggggtttaggtgttggatgcctgtgagggtgaccatatgtgaatgagaaaagaaatgaaaagaaacaaaaagaacattggaatggtgaatgaaaagaaatgaaagaacacaggaatggtgaatatgagctgtctgccaaagaaaagaattgccctacaggttaattacagagggttggtcgggctgaccttggtgattgatgcgggagctgactagtcctcttcgacaactcaatgggtgtatcgcgggaaggggttagaagcccgcaccagggatacatgtattggggattgtagtagcacagacctgacttagttgtattgttaggtggctaataataaactggagtTGCACatcatataggatcatatgaaccgtgaattgtgattgcatatgcgtgcatgattgatgttatttgctcacgagctcagtggggctcacactctgttgtacaatgtttttcttagatgattttgcagatcgatgccagtgtggcatggaggcttatctcgaggaggagagtcctagttgtttcgatgatgttggtgtggaccccgacggggGTCATACCtatcctgcatactttctcggtggtcattgatgaagaccgttgaggagtacttctgatgcttttgttttgggaactcctttttgtttttgctaggagttcatccccgttctgactgtggaccggttgtagtttttactttcttttctttttggggttgagtatgctcaccctgtatatatatatatatgtgtatataGTAGTTTTAGCTTTGGTTCTGTCAGCTTTGtctttatgtttgtgggttggtgggaaatgtatcaaaacaatctttcttatgtatatattatcatcatttctccgtatcgctatgcttcctatctttattgaaattatagtttatttgcagcactctgatcttacttatggtaatgagatgaatgtggttccatgaatgtaagcactgcttttagatccgtggaatttggcggattgtcgttatgcaattcgggtcacctacccaatcctcctagggggtggtttggggtgtgacaggaaTATATTGAAGAGGACCTCCAAACCAAACAGTTCTAGCGAAAGAGCAATCCAGAAGCACATGATCACTTGATTCAATATGGGCGCCGCATCTAAGGCAAGCTGGATCGACCTGCAAGTTACGAGAAAGAAGGTCTGCTCCTGTCGCAATAGCATTATTAGATGTTCTCCAGATGAAGCTTTTAATTTTTGGCAAGGTCTGGATTGACCAAATTCGCTTCCATACTGAGAATGGAATCTGATCCCTAGAATGGGTGTTAGAGGAGGATGCCTTTGCTTGGAGAGCTTCTGCTTCTCTTTTAACAAGCATATAATAGGCTGATTTTACTGAGAAAATCCCTGTCTTTGCTGCGCCACAAACCTGCATATCCTCACCTGGGAACAAACTAAGTTTTATTTGCAGGATAGCTTCAACGTCATCCAGCTGGAAAAGATGGTGCAAAAGGTTGACTCTCCACATCCGGCTTTCAGGATCGATCAGTTCCGCTACAGAATTGAGGGTACATCCATCCGGTTTTTGAGACCGCAGCTTGAAGTCTGGGTGCGTGGGGATCTAGCGATCTCTCCAAATATCAACACTTGTACCATCACCAATCTTCCAGATTAAACCTTTCTCAAGGACATCCCTTCCAAGAAGCAGGCTTCTCTAGCCCCATGATGGTTTGTTACCCAATTTTTCCTTCATAAAATCTGTATTTGGAAAATAAATGGATTTTATGAAGCGGGCCCAAAAAGTATTTGGCGAAGACCACAGGCGCCACGCCGCCTTAGCAAGAAGGGCAGAATTTTGTAACCTCGAATCCTTAAATCCTAGCCCTCTAGATGCTTTTGGGCGACACAATCTTTGCCAAGACATCCAGTGAATTTTTTTGCGGTCCTCATTGTCTCCCCAGTAAAAGCTAGAAGAAGCCTTCCTAATGCACTCGTGGAACGAAGCGGGCAATTTAAAGTTGGAACCCACAAAGTTTGACATTGGAGCAACCGCCGCCTTCAATAGGACTTCCTTCCCTGCATGAGATAATAGTTTTTCTTTCCAACCCTGAAGCTTACTCAAGGTCTTCTCCTTTACCTCATCAAAACAAACTTTTTTGAGACACCAAAGTCCATAGGTAAGCCCCAATATTTTGAAGGACCATCCCCATATTGGACTTTAAGGATTCTTAAGAACCATCTCTTGAATCGATCATGGGTATTCGGACTATAGGTGAAACTTGATTTCTGCAGATTAACTGATTGGCCTGTCGCTTTACAATACAAATCCAGGCAATCTTTGAGGCAATTGATTTCCTGTAGATTAACTCTAGCAAAAAGCAAGCAATCATCTGCGAACAGGAGATGGGTAATAGGGTCACCCCTATGTCTCACTCTAATTCCATGGAGATTACCATCCGATTCTGCATGCCTAATAATGGCTGTAAGGGCTTGAGAGCATAAGATAAAAATTTCGAGCCTATCATACGCCTTCCGCATGTCAAGCTTCAGAACTAGGAACTTCTCTTTCCCTTGCTTTTGCTTCTTTATATAGTGGAACATTTCATGCGCCACCAAGATATTGTCCGAGATCAAACGGCCCTTAATAAAAGCTGATTGGGATGGTGCAATTATGTGATCCAGTGCTCCATGCAAACGGTCAGCCACCACCTTTGTTATGATCTTGATTGCTATGTTGCAAAGGCTTATCGGTCTGAACTGGTCGACAGACTCAGGGGCGCTCACCTTTGGGATGAGGCAGATATATGTCCTGTTTAATTCCCTTGGAATATGACCTGTGTTGATGAAATCACTCACAAGAAAGTAAAGATCATCCTTCACCATATCCCAATAATTTTGAAAGAAGGTTGGTGGCAATCCATCTGGGCCTAGTGATTTCAAAGGGGCCATGGCAAAGAGGGCAGCTTTAATTTCCTCTAAccgaagggggggggggggggggggggtggcacTCAAGGAGTTGTTTATCTCCTCCGTAACCACAGGTTCAACATACTCCAAAACAAAATTCAAGGAATTGCTTTTAAGAGGTTCAGAAGCATACAGATTTCGGAAGTGGTTACATAAGATATCGGCAACTTGGGCTTCAGTAGTTGACCATTGACCATTTGGAAGTTTCAGCCTTAGAATCTTATTGCGATGCCTTCTCCTCAAAGTAGACACATGAAAAAAAGACGTATTTCTATCTCCTCCTTTCAGCCAATCGATCCTCGATTTCTGTCTCCacatctcttcttcctttacaaTTCATCCTCCAGCAACTTGTGCACTTCTAATTCTCTCTGTTGTGAGAAAAGTGATAGAGGAAGACTCTGGATATGTTCAAGCTCGGCCTtcaaattttttatgttttcttgaaCATTCCCAAAGACTTCCTTGTTCCATTTGGTAAAAATCGTTCTGCAATGTTGAATCCTCCTCAGTACCTGCTGAAACACAGGACCCGTGGCAGGCAAAGACCACGCACGAGAAGCTGCATTTTTATAATCTTTGTGTAGCAGCCACATAGATTCAAAATGGAAGGGTCTCCTCCCTTTGAATCTTCTGTATCTAAAAGAATAGGGCAATGGTCAGAGCTTACCGCTGGCTTTACAAAAACCACCGCGTTTGCGAAAGATTGTCGCCAAGCAGGGTTGCAGAGGGCACGACCCAGGCGGATTCTGATGTTATCCTGACCCTTTCGTTTGTTATTCCATGTGAACATAGGGCCATGGAAACCCAGGTCCAGGAAATCACATTTGTTAATAAAATCTCTGAAATTATCAGCGTCCCTTGAGCACTTTTGTGATCCTCCATCCTTCTCTTGCCAAGATAGATATAAGTTGAAGTCACCATAGCACAACCACCTCTGTTGCTGATGGCTATGGAGGGCGCACACGCGATCCCAAACCAGCTTTTTCCTATGCTTCACCGGATCCCCGTACACACAAGTGAGGAAAAAGGGAGCAACATCCGCCAAACGTATCTCCACGTCAATAATGTTTTTATCCACTGCCCTTACTATCATATTGACACTCTCCTTCCAGAGCAAAGCAAGACCACCTGCAGCACCTTCAAGCTCAACAGTAACTAAGCCATGATAATTTTCACGACGCCTAATCCTTTCAATGACAACGTCCTTACTCTTTGTTTCCATAAGAAACACCACATCCGGATTGTCCCTTCTAAGGAGATGTGGAGGGCGCGAACTGCCGAGGGTCTCCCCAGCCCTTGACAGTTCCACCCTAACAGTCTCATTGTCTCCCGTGGAGCTGGTGCTCGCCAGCATCCACGGGggtatgaaataaaaaatgaccgTGACCATCAGTAGCTGTGGGACATTCCACCTCCTTGTCTTCTGGATCCCCTGAATTATCCGGTGACATACGAAGTCGTTTGGACGCTTGTGCACTCTGTCCTGTGATTGACTTTTCAGAGTTTGTTGTGATCGGTGGGTTAAGGGTATGATTCTGTACCGTTTCAGGGGTAGAAAGGGAAAACACTGATAGGTGGGGAAGGAGGGCTGTAAGAGCACTTGCCACCTCGGGTGTTTGAGGGAGACGATTGAGAATAGAGAAAATCTGATTCCCTGGATTCTCGGTGGGTTGAGTCAGGGACTAAGGATCTGGGTGAGACAAATGTGGAGGGACGAAGACTTTTAAGGGTGGGACATTCAAGTGGAGAGGATTATGGGTATGGAATAATTGCTGATTATGGGGGTTATTGGTAAATGGGATCGTAACGGATGGGGGGTGTGTGGATTGGTGGAGGTCAGAAGTAACGTAAGGAGATGGGATCATGGTGTTATGGGATTGTATCTCATTATGGGAAGAACGTGGGTGAGGATTATGGGTTTGGAATAAATGTTGGTTATGGGGGTTATTGGTAAGTGGGATCGTAACGGATGGGGGGTGTGAGGATTGGTGGAGGTTGGGCTGGACTGAAGTAACGCAAGGAGATGGAGTCATGGTGGTATGGGGTTGTATCTCATTATGGGAAGAACGTGGGTGAGGTGGCTGTAATATTTGATTGGAAGGGGGAGATATCGTAACGGAAGGGGATTGGGGCTGGGTAACGGAAGGGGATAGGTAATGGCGTGATTTATGGCTCATGGGGTGGGCAGTTA
The nucleotide sequence above comes from Telopea speciosissima isolate NSW1024214 ecotype Mountain lineage chromosome 3, Tspe_v1, whole genome shotgun sequence. Encoded proteins:
- the LOC122655168 gene encoding uncharacterized protein LOC122655168, whose protein sequence is MAPLKSLGPDGLPPTFFQNYWDMVKDDLYFLVSDFINTGHIPRELNRTYICLIPKVSAPESVDQFRPISLCNIAIKIITKVVADRLHGALDHIIAPSQSAFIKGRLISDNILVAHEMFHYIKKQKQGKEKFLVLKLDMRKAYDRLEIFILCSQALTAIIRHAESDGNLHGIRVRHRGDPITHLLFADDCLLFARVNLQEINCLKDCLDLYCKATGQSVNLQKSSFTYSPNTHDRFKRWFLRILKVQYGDGPSKYWGLPMDFGVSKKFVLMR